Genomic segment of Panicum virgatum strain AP13 chromosome 9N, P.virgatum_v5, whole genome shotgun sequence:
GCGCCTGCTCGTCTACGAGTTCGTGCCCAACAAAACGCTCGAGCACCACCTCCACGGTCAGTGCGCGGTGATGACACACTGCTCCTGCGATTCCTCCCCTGATTCTGATTGGTCGTCGTGATGCTTGCGCGCTGGGTGCAGGGAAGGGCGTGCCGGTGATGAACTGGACGACGAGGCTCGCCATCGCGCTCGGCTCCGCCAAGGGCCTGGCGTACCTGCACGAAGACTGTAAGCTCCGAACAAATTGCTTTGCTCCCTGATCTTCTCTGTTCTTTGACATCTTTCCCTGCTAATAATGTGCATGGTGAAACACAAATTAAGGCCACCCCAGGATCATCCACCGAGACATCAAGGCCGCCAACATCCTCTTGGACGAGAATTTCGAAGCTAAGGTAAGCGCTGTGTActgaacaaacaaacaaatcaagaCCAGTCGGAGTGAAATTGTAAGAGCTCGTTCGCATTGGTCACCCCAGGTCGCGGATTTCGGGCTGGCCAAGCTGACCACGGACACCAACACGCACGTCTCCACGCGCGTCATGGGAACTTTCGGGTGAGCAGAGTACTGCAGATAGAGAGTTCGGTGACACGAAGGTTGCGGCAAAGCGCACGCACGGGATGACTGGCCGGCTGCTCGCGTGCGTGCAGGTACCTGGCCCCGGAGTACGCGTCGAGCGGCAAGCTCACGGACAAGTCGGACGTGTTCTCCTTCGGCGTCATGCTCCTGGAGCTCATCACCGGCAGGCGCCCGGTTGACCCCACCAACTACATGGAGGACAGCCTTGTTGATTGGGTAAGCTAGCTAGCCAAGCCGGTCTCCCGGCCTCTCCAGATAGAGCCGCCATCTCCGTActgcctcgccgctgccgccattgCTGGCTGCAAGCGTTTGATGCACGCTCGATCTCTCACGCTCGCGATGGCGATCGATATGATGCGCAGGCGAGGCCCCTCCTGGCGCGCGCCTTGTCCGAGGGAGGCAGCTTCGACGAGCTGCTGGACCCGCGGCTGGAGAACAAGGTCGATCGGCTGGAGCTCGAGCAcatgtgcgccgccgccgccgccgccgtccgccactCCGCCAAGCGGCGCCCCAAGATGAAACAGGTGAGCCAGCTGCAGCCTCAGCTTCTGAAGCCTTGGAGCTCATCATCGTGAAGAGTCACGGTGTCTAGATTCTAGAACAGCGCAAATaacttttgttcttcttcttccctcacGTCGCGTCCATACCATCGACCGGGTGTGCAGATCGTTCGTGCCCTGGAGGGCGACGCGTTGCTGGACGACCTGAACGAGGGGGTGAAGCCGGGGCAGAGCATGATGTTCAGCTCCAGCTCGGAgtacgacgccggcggcggcaactaCACCTCCGACATCAGCAGGTTCAGGAAGGTGGCCTTCGAGAGCGGCGAGTACAGCAACGAGTACAGCGCGACGAGCGAGTCCGGGgaagcgccggcggcgccccgtCGGCAGCAGCATCACTGATCGtctcgagcggcggcgcgtgagAGCTCGTCGAGATGCTAGCCTGTGGTGTGACATACCAAAAGTAATCGGCAAGTCGATTGTTGGGTAGTATGAGATGTACCCCCCATCAGCGTGTATATAATATACGAATCTGTGTGATTCTATGATGGTCATACTTCCTGGACGTCAAGACGTACTTGAGGACACAACACAGGCCCGTGGTCTCGAACTTGGAAGACACTTTGGCACCTCCGTGATCGAATCCACGTTCCACCTCTTGTACAGTTTTGGAACTGTGTCTCTCTAACCAAATACAAAGCGCCTTTGCATTTAGAATTGACAATTGAACATTCGTGCAATGTGTTCTGGTATTAAAATGTTCATCCGAGGGGCTCGTGACAGTAAGACTGGATCTAGGTTTTCTTGAGATAGTGTTTGTCTATATGTATCGAATAATCGGATGATATATGGATGAAAGCGGTTAATAAGGTTGAATGATTCAGGATGACAATGGGTCGGCTTGGATCTGGCTTTGGACCTAGCCCCTATGGCCTCAAGGCCAACTTCTGAGGCCATGGGCAGACCCAAATCAATATTTTGTATATGGCCTTGATAGCCCAATAGGTATCACGGATCGGTCCAATCAAACTTATGCATATACAATCATTTCAGCAGCATCGTTTGGACAATTGATTTCATTTTTTATCCTAGATTATTGATTATTCACACTGAAGGCGACATGCCATAAAAAATTGGATTAATAATGGAAcccgttttttttttgttctcctGTTAAGAAACCACATATCAGAGGTAGCTTGCAGtcgcacgcaagaaaatgcatCCTTCATTTTCAATCGAGTAAGCATCATGTCTGAATGCAAGACTGTCAACACTCATAGTGTTCTGATTAAAATTTAAGAATGATGTGAATTTGAAAGCACAACTGTCATATGACAGCGCTGAACAATATTTTGCCATAGTCCAAGTTTATCCTTAGCTCAGTGATCATCTAGGACCCAAGGCAATGATACGGCAACGAAATGATGGAGAAATTCACACCTgtagaagctcctcaaagatggAGATATGTAATCAAAAAGCACagactggagacaaagaaacgCAGATATAGTGCATACGAAATTCACCTCAAACAGAGCAATGAAACCTGGTGCAGCATAAGAGAATGCCCCAAAAAAAGCTCTAGGAATCTGGTGCTTGAATTACCGTCTCCTCTGACCATGATAATCACGGGCATGCTTTCCTTTAGACTGCACTTGAGACTGGAGTCGCTAAGCAATGCAAGCTCACACCTCGGCATGGCAAATTGGAAATGCACGAGATGGCTACACGGGGAGaggggaaagaaaggagagacaaGAAGCTGATTGGAGGGGAGGAGCCTAGCGGCACACGCACACGTACCGGCTCTAAATGGATCATTTCTCATTTGAGACGGATCCGGTGGCCCATTGGCCTCGCTATTGTAGGTCGGGCCAGCGACCCAATGAGTCGACCCGGTCTATTCTCATCTTGATGAATGATCCTCTACACATTTGGTTTAGTGTACTAGCGCATCCAGAATATTCTTTCAACCTAAGAGTACTTGGACTGAGATGGTGTACCATCCGGTTGGAGGAAAATTGCTGTTCCGTAGAGGATATTCCAATTATTATAAgcaattaaaaaaatgaaaaaaagacaAAAATCAGGCCTAAGTAACATCTGATAACACATCCCCACCGCCAGTCTCGCACTCTCACCCTCACCTCAGTCTCCCACTCGACGCACCCAAACCCAAAGGTTCCAAGTGCAAAAAGGGCGCGCAACCACCAACCAGAATCCGTATCCAGCGTCGCGTCGCGTCCCGTCCCGAGTCGCCGGATCGGCGACCCCCACCGCACCGGCGCACGCACCACGGGCACGGGGTCACCCTCCTCCCGGGCAAAACGATCTGGGCCCATCGTCCTTCCCCGCCCGAGCCAACAACACCCCGCCACCCGCGAACCAGCAGGCCATGCCTCGCTCCCTCGTCGGCGGTGACCTGGCGGGACCGGACATGGCGCAGCCGTACatgaagaaggacgacgacgacgaagaaggtgatccacctctcctccctcctcctccacatAAACCCTACCCCCGTTCCTCCCGCTGCCTTCTCCCGGGCACGATCCGCGAGCAGCTGCCTGCGCTAGCGTGCCGGATCTGGCGCGATCTCGCGTCGTGTCTCCTTGCGGAATCCGTTGTTGCATCTTCAGGGGTGCGGACTATGACGACGCTTTGCTGGTCGGGGAGGGGAGATCGTTCGCGGGATTTGGCTGGGAATTGGGGCGGGAGGGCTCGGAGTTACCTGGATCTGGAGTGCCTCCCTTCGCGGCATCGCGCCACCTTGGTGCATCTGATCGGGCGGGCGGTCTGCTTCGCGTAGCTGTTTCCTAGTCCCCCTTGCGAcatggagatgctctaacccaTTAATCGGAACCACTTTTTTCCAGCATTGGAGCTTCACGCGCATATTTTCGTTTAGATCCTTAGTCTAGTTGCCTCATTGTGAATTCCGTGGCACCATTATAGTAATGTTCCTAACCAGAAAGCCCGAGTGCTTGATGAAATCAACCATTTGCTACCTTACAAtgataaaatatttatttagtaatatcaGGTGGGTTTGAGCCCCCCCTGTAGGTCCTAAGAGTAATTTTATTCTTCTGTTTTTATGTTTGTTACAAAATGCTTTCaacttgtttcatcttcatGAACTGTGTGCACATGGGTTTTGCAGTCGAGTATTCGCCATTCTTTGGGATTGAGAAGGGGGCTGTTCTGCAGGAGGCAAGGGCTTTCCACGATCCACAACTTGATGTCAGACGGTGCTCACAAGTAAGAATTGATTGCACTTTCTCCCATTTTGACTCTCTTTATAGTTTATAGCAGAGTAGATGAGGTATATATTTTGACCCTCCTATCCTCGTGACTTTGTTCTTTGCTTCCTGTCTTATTTTGAATTTTGTTACAGGTTATCACCAAGCTGTTGTATTTGCTTAATCAAGGAGAGACATTCACAAAGGTATGGTACACACCAGCCGCATAGTAATGAGTTGTGTAGTTTGTGCGCGCGTGCATTTGTTTATTCAAAGAAGCCAAACTGTTTGAATGGGGGAGAAGACATATTGAACTGTGCATGTTTCTATTACAGGTTGAGGCCACCGAAGTCTTCTTTGCAGTAACAAAGTTGTTCCAGTCTAGTGATGCTGGTCTTAGGAGGCTAGTGTATTTAATGATCAAAGAGGTTTCTACATCATCAGATGAGGTTAAATAAATGATGTTTCTCAGATGGATACAAACTTATTTCATGCCATTCTGATTCTAAGGTGTTTGAGCTTCATGTTTGTAACAGGTCATCATAGTCACAAGCTCATTGATGAAAGATATGAACAGCAAGACGGATATGTACCGTGCCAATGCTATTAGAGTTCTTTGTAGAATAATTGATGGCACCCTACTTACTCAAATTGAGAGATATTTGAAGCAAGCTATTGTTGACAAAAATCCAGTGGTTGCTAGTGCTGCTCTTGTTAGTGGCATCCACCTTGCTCAGGTACTGCTATAATTGTACTGCATTTATCCATCTCTTGTTTAAGGTTACGTAATATCATCTTTTATTTACAGGCAAACCCAGAAATTGTGAAAAGATGGAGCAACGAAGTCCAGGAAGCTGTTCAATCAAGAGCTCCTCTTGTCCAGTTTCATGGTCTTGCTCTTCTTCACCAGGTATAATCTTATTCTTTTGGTCCAGTTAAATTTAGAAGCAAGTGCAAAAGAAAGAGAATACAAGATGCCTATTCTGCATTAAGGGCTGTTCGTGGAATTTATCCTTTTTTATCCAAGTGAAGGGTGAATTACATCATGGTATACCTCTCTGGTCTTCGGATGAACGATGTTTTGTCAGATGTGTATACCTCTCTGGTCTTCAGATGAACGATGGTTTGTCAGATGGAACTGCCGATTGAGTTTGTGTAGTACTAGTAGAAAATAATTTTCTCTGAATATCATACATATGCACATTCACACCCACCAAAAAAGGCAAGCTAGTTGTTTTTACTAAACCAGGCATGTTAaagatgcaacaaaaatttatagTTTGTATCCTCCATTTGTCTGTTAATGCCCTAGGAAggcatttttcttttgttccaCTTGAGGCCTTGTCCCTAATGcattatacttaatagatttgGTGATGGTGGGCGTGATCTCTGCATGTCATATGCTTTGTAGCATGCCTGTCAGAAATAGGTTGTGGTTGCTTTAGCGGAGTGGGTCAGGCATTGCAGGCTACTAACCTGTACGCTACTTGCTGCTGTTAGCTATATCAGTGTTCTGATGATCAGCTTTTTGGGAAAATTTCTTTTGGAGTTTGGGGGCTGTGCTTGTGGCTGTTTTATTAATCTTGGTAATGTGGCTTTAGTTCACACTGATATTTCCCTTAGGTGGTACTGGTAGCCAATATTCTTTTAGGTGATCCAGTTTACTTGAGTTTTACTCATACCCTATTTCGGGCTTTTTGTGTGTTTTGTTCCATTTTACTGCATGTGGTAAATTATCTGGTGTTTCCAATTTTTTGGCAAATGGTAGGTTTTAGTAGGGTGCTTGCGTTGTGGAAAAATTGTATTGTGATGTAATTTCAGATTGAGGCACTTAATATTCTTATTGCTTTTTACAAAAGCCGGGTAGAacccttttctaaaaaaaggCACTTAATATTCAGTTCATTCCTCTCCAACTTGCAGATCAGACAGAATGATCGTTTAGCTGTTAGCAAGCTAGTTTCTAGTTTGACAAGGGGATCCGTGCGTTCTCCTCTTGCACAATGTCTCCTGATTCGTTACACAAGTCAGGTAACCCAATAACATatcttgcattattttttaCTGTATATCTTGCGTTATTGAAAACCATGCAAAATACGTGAATTACTGAAATCCAAAGGGCAATTTGCAGGTTATGCGTGAGTCAAGCATGAACACACAAACTGGCGACCGTCCATTTTTTGATTTTCTGGAATCATCCCTCAGACATAAATCAGAAATGGTGATTTTAGAAGCTGCACGGAAGATAACTGAGATGGATGTTACAAGTCGTGAATTGGCACCGGCAATTACAGTGTTGCAGTTATTTTTGAGTTCATCCAAACCTGTGCTTCGATTTGCTGCTGTCCGGACTCTCAATAAGGTTATCCATATATGTTTTTCAAGCTTAGCTGTTCAAAGATATTTCTGCACTATTAGTTTGTTGATTTGCTCATTATATTGCAGGTTGCCATGACACGCCCTCTGGCGGTGACAAACTGCAATGTGGACTTGGAGAGTTTGATGTCAGACACGAACAGGAGTATAGCAACCCTGGCAATCACTACTCTTCTTAAAACTGGCAATGAATCAAGTGTGGATCGCCTCATGAAACAGATTACCAATTTCATGTCTGACATAGCAGACGAATTCAAGATAGTTGTTGTAGAAGCTATCCGGTCTCTGTGCCTGAAGTTCCCGCTCAAATATCGCTCAATGTATGTGAACAATTGGAATAGTgttgatattttttttctttttaaaattcTTCTGCCTTGACTATTTCATTGTCTTCTAGGTTGAACTTTTTGAGCAACAGTTTGAGAGAAGAAGGGGGCTTCGAGTATAAAAAGGCCATAGTGGATTCCATAATTACTCTGATAAGTGAGATACCAGATGCCAAAGAAATTGGACTACTACATCTCTGTGAATTCATTGAAGACTGCGAATTCACATATCTTTCTAGTCAGGTAACTACAATTATTATGTTATTGCTGTTGATAAAGAATTATTTGTTAGCTTCCAGCTATCATAAGCAATCTTCGTTTGCTGTGGTTATTTGATATTCTTTAAATGCTTATGCTTAGAAAGTGCTTCATAGTTGGAAGTATCTCTCGATTTGATTACACAATATTGCACATGGAAAACCTTATCATGACATACTGATAACTAGTAGAACAATTAAAATGTGCAGCACCAGCTAAGTATCTAAAAGCGGATGTCTAGATGAGCATAAGATGTTTTTGCGCCAAATGACTTTGGGTGGTTTTCTAATTCATATTGTTGGGGAACTCGTCTATTTATGGTGCAAAAACAGCACTGGATATGACAGTTTTTGTAGTAAATTTTTTTAAGGAATCTGTTGTTCTCATTTTGGTTGACGTTTTGAAAAGCTAGTTTCTCTATTGTTTGGTGAGAGTAATATTCTATTATATGTATGTTTGAAAAATGACAATATGGATGCGGAGCATGTAGCAAGTTCAAGTGCTTAGTGTTGTGTTCATTCGCTGTGATAGTGAGAGGTAAGATGAAATGTTTGGGGATTTTTTTTCCATGTAGATATTGCATTTTCTGGGGAATGAAGGGCCAAGGACATCAGATCCAAGCAGGTACATTCGTTACATCCACAACCGTGTGATATTGGAAAATGCCACTGTTCGAGCTAGTGCTGTCAGCACGCTAGCAAAGTTTGGTGCCCTAGTTGATACACTCAAGGTATGTGACATCTTAGATTATTTACTGTCTTTTTATACCATTGTAATTCCTGTGTATTTCTAGCTGATTTAGAATTTCTGTATTTATGTTTCAGCCTCGGATCTTTGTTCTCTTGCGACGATGCCTGTTTGATACTGAAGATGAGGTAATTCTGGGAATCGACTTGTTTTAATATACTTTTGACTTTTGAGCGCATGCCAAACTTTGAAGAATGCTGATGTGGTAGTCTTGCTCAGCAGAGTACTTGATAAATGGACTCTACAGCACAAAAAAAAACCCCAGAATTCCTATGTGTTGTAAAAGTGCCATTGGTCTTTGTTGTTGTAGGTTCGTGATCGGGCTACACTCTATCTCCAAACTCTTGGTGGTGAAGTTGCCATTGGTAACAATGAGAAGGATGTGAAGGACTTCCTATTTGGATCTTTGGATGTGCCACTTGCCAACTTAGAAGCAAGCCTAAGAACCTATGTATGTTTTGGACGAGCATTAAAATTCTGCATGTTTCAACTGAATGCATACCTTTTGCTTATGTCTTCAAGAACTTGACAGGAACCTTCAGAGGAACCTTTTGACATTTCATTGGTGTCGAGGGAAGTCAGGTCGCTACCACTTCAAGAGAAGAAGGCCCCTGGAAAGAAGGCACCTGCTACTGCTGCCGCCCCTGCACCTGTTTCAGCTGTTGATGCTTATCAGAAGATGCTTTCATCCATTCCTGAGTTTGCTGGGTTTGGAAGGCTGTTCAAGGTTTGCATACTATACTTTACAGtgtattttgaattttgaaaagcACATATGCTGATTTTCTCAATTTCTGCAGTCCTCTGAACCGGTGGAGCTGACAGAGGCAGAAACTGAGTATGCTGTTAATGTGGTTAAGCACATTTATGACAGCTATGTTGTATTGCAGTACAATTGTACAAACACTATAGAAGAACAACTGTTAGAAGATGTAAGCAGCTACATTTCAAGTATTTTTGTCAAGTTGTAAATTTTAACTCTCTGAACGCTAAGTAAATGTCTTTGCTTCTTTCAGGTCACTGTTTGTGTTGACGCCTCAGATGCTGAGGAGTTTTCAGAAATTTGTTCAAAGCCTCTAGCAAGCTTGCCTTATAGTTCTACTGGGCAAATTTTTGTTGCTTTTGAAAAGCCGGAACGTGTACCTGCTGTTGGGAAATTTTTAAATTTGCTGAAGTTTACTGTTAAAGAGGTAATGTTTCATGTATAATCTTCTCCCAATATCCAACATTAATCATACTATCTCTGTTTTCCATTGATTTCTGTATCATATGAATTTTGTATACATCTGGGATTTCCTATCCAATCCATATGAACTAGCTCATCTGAAAACCCTCTCAGCAATCAGTAACTTTTTAGTTTTACATCCTTTAATTCTATAAGGCCTTTTAACTTAGATGATATCTGAGATATGGGTTTTAATATATGTTAAGCCACTTTCTGTATTGTTCTATAACTGTAAAATACTTAATACCTTCCCACTTTGTCAGGTTGACACATCTACAGGGGAAGCTGATGAGGATGGTGTGGAGGATGAATACCAGTTAGAGGAGTTTGAAGTTGTTGCTGCTGATTATATGCTGAGGGTCCCTGTCTCCAACTTCAGGAATGCCTGGGAAAATATGGACCCAGAGAGTGAGCGTGTCGATGAGTATGGTCTTGGCGTTAGAGAGAGCTTGGCTGAGGCTGTCAGTGCTGTCATTAACATCCTTGGGATGCAGCCGTGTGAGGTCAGCTTCCAATTCTCTATACTTACCTGAGGAAAGCAATTATCAACTTCCATGTGCATCATTACATCTTGAGCATCACAAATAAAGCTCAACACAAGAATCTAGAAGCACGCTGCGTGTCAAATGACACATTATTCATCTACACTTATGTTGGAGTTGAACCTTGATATTCTTATGCTTTTGGTGGGGGGTTGGGACAGTTAATATGCAATAGTCTGATAGTTGGCTGGTCGATGTCCGTGGGCTATACCATTTGATCTGTGTGCATTTATTTGGAATATCAGGACACTTAGATGACTACAATGCCATTACAGTCCAGTGTGGACTAGAGCACATGTCCAAAGCTTGGTTCTCTTGAAGTGGGTAATGAAAGGTTGCTAACTGTTCCAGTAAATCTTTATTTTCAGGGCACCGAGGTTGTACCAAAAAATGCAAGATCACACTCCTGCCTGCTTTCTGGCGTGTTTATCGGTGATGTGAAGGTTCTAGTCAGGTTATCATTTGGGCTCAGTGGGCCTAATGAAGTGGCAATGAAGCTGGCTGTCAGATCAGATGACCCTGAAATCAGTGACAAGATTCACGAGATTGTTGCCAGTGGATAGATCACAACTCATATCTTCTACCAAAACAATGTAGAACCGGTAGATAGCCTTCACCAACACTCGTTTGTGCTAGAAATAGTGGTAATATTTCGATGCTTACAGACTCCTCATCGCTTCGTGAATATTCTCAGATAGCATACTCTGTATTCGTTTCACTTTTTGCTGTACAAATAACTTCAGATGGTAGTTTGCCATAATGTTAATTGAAGTACTGCTTTCATGGAACAGTGGGAGCAGAAATGTACACTTCTATCGTCGTTTGCTTTTATGCGTGCTGAACTGCTGGTGAACTGGAACTCTGTAAGGTGTGGGCTATT
This window contains:
- the LOC120690317 gene encoding coatomer subunit gamma-1, producing the protein MPRSLVGGDLAGPDMAQPYMKKDDDDEEVEYSPFFGIEKGAVLQEARAFHDPQLDVRRCSQVITKLLYLLNQGETFTKVEATEVFFAVTKLFQSSDAGLRRLVYLMIKEVSTSSDEVIIVTSSLMKDMNSKTDMYRANAIRVLCRIIDGTLLTQIERYLKQAIVDKNPVVASAALVSGIHLAQANPEIVKRWSNEVQEAVQSRAPLVQFHGLALLHQIRQNDRLAVSKLVSSLTRGSVRSPLAQCLLIRYTSQVMRESSMNTQTGDRPFFDFLESSLRHKSEMVILEAARKITEMDVTSRELAPAITVLQLFLSSSKPVLRFAAVRTLNKVAMTRPLAVTNCNVDLESLMSDTNRSIATLAITTLLKTGNESSVDRLMKQITNFMSDIADEFKIVVVEAIRSLCLKFPLKYRSMLNFLSNSLREEGGFEYKKAIVDSIITLISEIPDAKEIGLLHLCEFIEDCEFTYLSSQILHFLGNEGPRTSDPSRYIRYIHNRVILENATVRASAVSTLAKFGALVDTLKPRIFVLLRRCLFDTEDEVRDRATLYLQTLGGEVAIGNNEKDVKDFLFGSLDVPLANLEASLRTYEPSEEPFDISLVSREVRSLPLQEKKAPGKKAPATAAAPAPVSAVDAYQKMLSSIPEFAGFGRLFKSSEPVELTEAETEYAVNVVKHIYDSYVVLQYNCTNTIEEQLLEDVTVCVDASDAEEFSEICSKPLASLPYSSTGQIFVAFEKPERVPAVGKFLNLLKFTVKEVDTSTGEADEDGVEDEYQLEEFEVVAADYMLRVPVSNFRNAWENMDPESERVDEYGLGVRESLAEAVSAVINILGMQPCEGTEVVPKNARSHSCLLSGVFIGDVKVLVRLSFGLSGPNEVAMKLAVRSDDPEISDKIHEIVASG